The Neovison vison isolate M4711 chromosome 5, ASM_NN_V1, whole genome shotgun sequence genome includes a region encoding these proteins:
- the LOC122907362 gene encoding LOW QUALITY PROTEIN: asialoglycoprotein receptor 2-like (The sequence of the model RefSeq protein was modified relative to this genomic sequence to represent the inferred CDS: inserted 3 bases in 2 codons), protein MAIRQPDTEDNDQQLPGGEGPGLRAHNPRRGDEFYVGRPRSPALLQRVCSTFRLSLLILGFNILLLVAVCVIGSQRAQLQEELRVLKENFTHFSNGVLSEISTLLFHGGSAGQQLTSLEAKLEKQQKDLKADHAALMLHVKHFPVDLRILTCQMAFVRSNGTQCCPINWLEYEGSCYWFSRSGKTWADADRYCRLESAHLVVINSREEQKFIMQHTNPFDAWIGLTDSDGSWKWVDGTDYEQSYKNWAATQPDDWQGHEVGGGEDCAELRANGRWNDNFCKQFSIYTERICIHSGWLDXVVYPGSELLLFPGENLCFRALGVPXPPRESAQPVREAPLKAIAGGRAGGRDAITDHTPTSLAFTPNGFPA, encoded by the exons ATGGCCATCCGGCAGCCGGACACCGAGGACAATGACCAGCAGCTGCCTGGAGGGGAGGGCCCGGGCCTGCGTGCGCACAACCCCAGGAGAGGAGACGAGTTCTACGTAG GGAGGCCTCGGAGTCCCGCCCTTCTGCAGCGTGTCTGCTCCACGTTCCGACTCAGTCTGCTCATCCTCGGGTTCAACATCCTGCTGCTGGTGGCCGTCTGTGTGATTGGGTCCCAAA GAGCACAGTTGCAAGAGGAGCTGCGGGTCCTAAAAGAAAACTTCACCCACTTCTCCAACGGGGTCCTGTCGGAGATCAGCACCCTCCTCTTCCATG GGGGCAGCGCCGGTCAGCAGCTGACCTCTCTGGAGGCCaagctggagaagcagcagaaggaTCTGAAAGCAG ATCACGCTGCCCTGATGCTGCACGTGAAGCACTTCCCGGTGGACCTCCGCATCCTTACCTGTCAGATGGCCTTCGTGCGCAGCAACG GCACACAGTGCTGCCCCATCAACTGGCTGGAGTATGAGGGCAGCTGCTACTGGTTCTCCCGCTCGGGGAAGACGTGGGCGGATGCGGACCGGTACTGCCGGCTGGAGAGCGCGCACCTGGTGGTCATCAACTCCCGGGAGGAGCAG AAGTTCATTATGCAACACACGAACCCCTTCGATGCCTGGATAGGTCTCACGGACAGCGACGGCTCCTGGAAATGGGTGGACGGCACCGACTATGAGCAGAGCTACAA GAACTGGGCGGCCACTCAGCCCGATGACTGGCAGGGGCACGAGGTGGGTGGAGGCGAAGACTGCGCGGAACTCCGGGCCAACGGCCGCTGGAACGACAATTTCTGCAAGCAG TTCAGTATATATACAGAACGGATCTGTATCCATTCTGGCTGGCTCGA AGTCGTCTACCCAGGATCTGAGCTGCTCCTCTTTCCTGGAGAAAACCT GTGTTTCAGAGCACTTGGGGTCC TGCCGCCCAGGGAGTCTGCACAGCCAGTGAGAGAAGCTCCCTTGAAAGCCATTGCTGGTGGACGGGCCGGAGGACGCGATGCGATTACAGACCACACGCCCACGTCCCTCGCATTCACACCGAACGGATTTCCCGCCTAA